The bacterium genome includes a region encoding these proteins:
- the recJ gene encoding single-stranded-DNA-specific exonuclease RecJ yields the protein MPKYDWQERQVNQNVLDHILNNTDLPLAAAKVAANRLNKDEDINLYINPTLQHMLSPLGISGLKQAAQKVADAVLLRKKILIHGDFDADGISSCALLTHFFRSLDIDVIPFVPNRLKEGHGLSLNALKLAQEESCHMVITCDCGSSNKTEIEQFRAAGIDVIITDHHQAGDSVETDCIIVNPQLAQNSEYQNLAGVGVAFMLGVGVRSVLREKHYFEEKKEPNLKQLLDIVALGTIADLTPLKGLNRLFVKEGLKQLTQSQKPGIVAMRNSAGISAGVKLLSEDVGFKLAPRINAAARLGYADVALETLLAQDIIKATELATKLEAFNSKRKSLQKTILSDAKDMARRQISLGERCIILCSKNFHPGINGLVAQQLSQEFSMPALVFYEDGNVAKGSARSFSGFNLMDLFEHAKDHMLQYGGHKQAGGGSVAMQNFSVFLSACQQYMKKQPHKGVVQRLYDGVLEHGLIKKDLIEALNQLGPFGMGHEEPLFKFKVQPMDVRCLSDKHVKFKVGGQDQSIDCIGFNFWQEFSSLSNRQQNFDIIARPEINVWQGYENIQLRIIDIL from the coding sequence ATGCCTAAATATGACTGGCAAGAACGCCAAGTTAATCAAAATGTCTTAGACCATATTTTGAACAATACGGATTTACCGCTTGCAGCAGCAAAGGTAGCAGCAAACCGTTTAAATAAAGATGAGGATATCAATCTCTATATTAATCCCACTTTACAACATATGTTATCTCCATTGGGGATAAGCGGTTTAAAGCAGGCGGCTCAGAAGGTTGCTGATGCGGTGCTCTTGAGAAAAAAAATATTAATCCATGGTGATTTTGATGCGGACGGGATTAGTTCATGTGCACTGTTAACCCACTTTTTTAGATCTTTGGATATAGATGTTATTCCTTTTGTCCCCAATCGCCTTAAAGAAGGGCATGGATTATCTTTAAATGCTTTAAAACTGGCTCAAGAAGAGTCATGTCATATGGTTATCACCTGTGACTGTGGCTCATCAAATAAAACTGAAATAGAGCAGTTTAGAGCAGCAGGTATTGATGTGATTATCACAGATCACCATCAGGCTGGAGACTCTGTTGAAACAGACTGCATTATTGTTAACCCGCAACTTGCACAGAACAGCGAGTACCAAAACTTAGCAGGTGTAGGGGTAGCCTTTATGCTGGGGGTTGGTGTTAGAAGTGTTTTACGTGAAAAACATTATTTTGAAGAAAAAAAAGAACCCAACTTAAAACAACTTCTGGATATTGTTGCTTTGGGAACCATTGCAGATTTAACACCTTTAAAGGGCTTAAACCGTTTGTTTGTTAAAGAAGGCTTAAAACAACTGACTCAAAGTCAAAAGCCAGGAATTGTAGCCATGCGCAACTCTGCTGGGATTTCTGCTGGTGTCAAACTGCTGAGTGAAGATGTTGGCTTTAAATTAGCACCCAGGATCAATGCAGCCGCACGTTTAGGATATGCTGATGTTGCTTTAGAAACTCTTTTGGCTCAGGATATAATCAAAGCCACTGAACTGGCGACAAAGTTAGAAGCCTTCAATAGCAAAAGAAAAAGCTTACAAAAAACCATTTTAAGTGATGCCAAAGATATGGCACGACGACAAATATCTCTTGGTGAACGCTGTATTATTTTATGCAGTAAAAACTTTCATCCCGGCATCAATGGTCTGGTTGCACAACAACTGAGTCAGGAGTTCTCAATGCCTGCCTTAGTATTTTATGAAGATGGCAATGTTGCCAAAGGCTCTGCTAGAAGTTTTTCAGGTTTTAATTTGATGGACTTGTTTGAACATGCAAAAGACCACATGTTACAGTATGGCGGCCATAAGCAAGCCGGCGGTGGTAGTGTGGCTATGCAAAACTTTTCTGTCTTTTTAAGTGCATGTCAACAGTATATGAAAAAACAACCCCATAAGGGAGTAGTCCAAAGGTTGTATGATGGTGTGCTAGAGCATGGCTTGATTAAAAAAGATTTGATTGAGGCTTTAAATCAATTGGGTCCATTTGGTATGGGACATGAGGAGCCCTTATTTAAATTTAAAGTACAACCTATGGATGTACGTTGTTTATCAGATAAGCATGTAAAGTTTAAAGTGGGGGGACAAGATCAAAGCATTGATTGTATTGGTTTTAATTTTTGGCAAGAGTTTTCAAGCTTGTCGAATCGGCAGCAGAATTTTGATATTATTGCACGACCAGAAATTAATGTTTGGCAGGGCTATGAAAATATTCAACTGCGTATAATAGATATTTTATAA
- the prfB gene encoding peptide chain release factor 2, with protein sequence MKQDLEALQSKIETLADVFKIDQLKLELKELAKKMSEEGFWDDADQAAKIQQKSSRLEDLIATFDQLKHNVQDAFDFLDMAEGDAQMLAEAQSLFNKVEKTVADLEFKRMLSGEMDASSAILSINSGAGGTESQDWVDMLLRMYLRWAEKRDFKANIVDILPGEEAGIKNVTVTIDGEYAYGYLKAEQGIHRLVRISPFDSNARRHTSFASVAAVPQVEDDVDIEILEEDLRIDTFRASGAGGQHVNTTDSAVRITHLPTNTVASCQNERSQHKNKAQAMKILKARLYEKQQQEKEKKQAELAGEKKGIDFGSQIRSYTMQPYQLIKDHRTNTETGKVQAVLDGDIDEFIKSYLLQQA encoded by the coding sequence ATGAAGCAAGACCTTGAAGCATTGCAAAGTAAAATTGAAACTTTGGCAGACGTTTTTAAAATTGATCAGTTAAAACTTGAATTAAAAGAGCTGGCAAAAAAAATGTCAGAAGAAGGTTTTTGGGATGATGCTGATCAAGCGGCTAAAATTCAGCAAAAAAGCAGTCGTTTAGAAGATCTTATTGCTACCTTTGATCAACTAAAGCACAATGTTCAAGATGCTTTTGATTTTTTGGATATGGCAGAGGGTGATGCGCAAATGCTCGCCGAAGCACAAAGCTTATTCAATAAAGTTGAAAAAACCGTTGCTGACTTGGAGTTTAAGCGCATGCTTAGTGGCGAGATGGATGCAAGTTCAGCTATTTTAAGTATCAATAGTGGAGCCGGTGGAACAGAGTCTCAAGATTGGGTAGACATGCTTTTGCGCATGTACCTGCGTTGGGCGGAAAAGCGAGACTTTAAAGCCAATATTGTTGATATACTTCCTGGAGAAGAAGCGGGTATTAAAAATGTAACGGTCACCATTGATGGTGAGTATGCCTATGGTTATTTAAAAGCCGAGCAGGGCATTCATCGTTTGGTTAGAATTTCACCCTTTGACTCCAATGCCCGTCGCCACACATCTTTTGCATCTGTGGCAGCTGTTCCTCAAGTTGAAGATGATGTGGATATAGAGATATTGGAAGAAGACTTGCGTATTGATACATTTAGAGCTTCTGGTGCCGGTGGACAACACGTTAATACAACAGATTCAGCGGTAAGAATAACCCACCTTCCCACCAACACTGTGGCCAGTTGTCAAAATGAACGCTCACAACACAAAAACAAAGCACAAGCCATGAAGATTCTTAAAGCCCGCTTGTATGAAAAGCAACAGCAAGAGAAAGAAAAAAAGCAGGCAGAATTAGCGGGTGAAAAAAAAGGCATTGATTTTGGTAGTCAAATTCGATCCTACACCATGCAGCCGTATCAACTGATCAAAGATCACCGAACGAATACTGAAACGGGTAAAGTCCAAGCCGTTTTAGATGGCGATATTGATGAGTTTATTAAGAGTTATTTGTTGCAGCAAGCTTAA
- the lysS gene encoding lysine--tRNA ligase, translating into MSEQTQPLFWADEHANEIVEQKNEVVVATGISPSGYIHVGNFREVATADAIVRAVKDKGKSVKLIYIADNYDPLRKVYPFLDEKTYAPYVGNALSEIPSPEPGFPSYSERFLHPFLQALESLDITIELVKADELYKQGAFLDNTLKALEKTQEIRKILKTVTGKDTPDDWSPFTPICEKNGRMDTTKVLAYDLEKKQIEYECSESGYRGVRDIQGGGKLTWRVDWPARWQMLGVTVEPFGKDHASRGGSYDTGKIIAKEIFDYEAPYPIIYEWIGLKGVGDMSSSKGNVISINDMLEVLPPEVLKYWVFKAKPNKHLSLDPSIPLLSLMDEYDDPESKNKQHRAFELAQISSAPSLGVPFKHLISLVQIHDSVDDVAHTLQRSGYSQLDKVVLASRMTYAKQWLEKFGPEDMKFSVQKELPELAKTLSAEQKQTLNLIADKLEDSMSAQDIHELIYAIKNELGLNPKDIFYAIYASILGKEKGPRAGFFLSILDTDFIKKRFTEV; encoded by the coding sequence ATGAGTGAACAAACGCAACCTTTGTTTTGGGCAGATGAGCATGCCAATGAAATTGTAGAACAAAAAAATGAAGTGGTGGTGGCTACTGGGATTTCTCCATCTGGCTACATTCACGTTGGTAATTTTAGAGAAGTGGCTACCGCTGATGCTATTGTTAGAGCCGTAAAAGATAAAGGCAAGTCGGTAAAGCTGATCTATATTGCAGATAATTATGACCCTTTACGTAAAGTCTATCCGTTTTTAGATGAAAAAACTTATGCGCCGTATGTGGGCAATGCACTGTCTGAGATCCCTTCACCTGAGCCAGGTTTTCCAAGTTACTCTGAGCGGTTTTTACATCCTTTTTTACAAGCTTTAGAAAGCTTGGATATCACGATTGAATTGGTCAAAGCAGATGAGTTGTACAAGCAGGGTGCATTTTTAGATAATACGCTTAAGGCTTTGGAAAAGACCCAAGAAATAAGAAAAATTTTAAAAACCGTTACCGGTAAAGATACTCCTGATGATTGGTCGCCTTTTACACCGATTTGTGAAAAAAATGGTCGCATGGATACCACCAAGGTTCTTGCCTATGATTTAGAAAAGAAACAAATAGAATATGAGTGCTCAGAGAGTGGTTATAGAGGCGTGAGAGATATTCAAGGTGGAGGTAAGCTAACCTGGCGTGTGGATTGGCCTGCACGTTGGCAAATGTTGGGAGTCACTGTTGAACCCTTTGGTAAAGATCATGCTTCTCGTGGTGGTTCTTATGATACTGGCAAAATCATTGCCAAAGAAATTTTTGATTATGAAGCACCGTATCCCATCATTTATGAATGGATTGGCCTTAAAGGTGTGGGTGATATGTCTTCCAGTAAAGGCAATGTGATTTCCATCAATGATATGTTAGAGGTTCTTCCTCCTGAAGTATTGAAATACTGGGTGTTTAAAGCCAAACCTAACAAACACTTATCTTTAGACCCTTCTATTCCATTGTTAAGCTTGATGGATGAATACGATGATCCGGAGTCTAAGAATAAACAACACCGTGCTTTTGAGCTGGCACAAATTTCTAGTGCTCCAAGTTTGGGTGTACCTTTTAAACATTTAATCTCTTTGGTGCAGATTCATGATAGCGTTGATGACGTTGCACATACTTTACAACGTTCAGGTTACAGTCAGCTTGATAAAGTAGTCTTGGCTTCAAGAATGACCTATGCCAAGCAATGGTTGGAAAAATTTGGACCAGAAGATATGAAATTCTCTGTTCAAAAAGAATTGCCCGAGTTAGCCAAAACTTTATCTGCAGAGCAAAAGCAAACCTTGAACTTGATAGCGGATAAACTAGAAGACAGTATGTCAGCTCAGGATATTCATGAATTGATTTATGCCATTAAAAATGAATTGGGCTTAAACCCTAAAGACATTTTTTATGCGATCTATGCCTCAATTTTGGGTAAGGAAAAAGGCCCAAGAGCTGGCTTTTTCCTTTCTATTTTAGACACAGACTTCATCAAAAAAAGGTTTACAGAAGTATAA